One Dermacentor silvarum isolate Dsil-2018 chromosome 10, BIME_Dsil_1.4, whole genome shotgun sequence genomic window carries:
- the LOC125940537 gene encoding uncharacterized protein LOC125940537 — MAQPAASNTIQEVTEAIISVSARRKLVDFSLTPAAKDEAKAAFARRGAIPGVLACVDGTLIAVMKPEGLSPADTASFMSRKGYYALNLMVVCNSELCILVVDLRLPDSGHDSWMWQHNLLCTRLAAQLQPGESLLGGQLRLVPGSAPSPVCPPEPLPSSLPRWRAGWWIVRSFAAPEMNNCGGIVHMSC, encoded by the exons ATGGCGCAGCCGGCCGCGAGCAACACCATCCAGGAGGTGACGGAGGCCATCATTTCCGTGTCTGCCCGGAGAAAGTTGGTGGACTTTTCATTGACACCGGCTGCCAAGGATGAGGCAAAGgcggcgtttgcgcgacgcggtgcCATTCCAGGCGTGCTAGCGTGCGTCGACGGCACGTTGATCGCCGTTATGAAGCCAGAGGGACTCAGCCCGGCCGACACGGCGAGCTTCATGTCGAGAAAGGGTTATTACGCCCTAAACCTCATGGTC GTGTGCAACTCGGAACTTTGCATCCTTGTTGTGGACCTCCGGCTCCCTGATTCGGGCCACGACTCTTGGATGTGGCAGCATAATCTACTGTGTACGCGCCTCGCCGCACAACTGCAGCCTGGCGAGTCTCTGCTTG GTGGCCAGCTACGACTAGTGCCAGGGAGCGCACCTTCTCCAGTATGCCCTCCTGAGCCGCTGCCGTCCTCTCTGCCGCGATGGCGAGCCGGGTGGTGGATTGTTCGATCCTTCGCAGCACCTGAAATGAATAATTGTGGTGGAATTGTTCATatgagttgctga